A single window of Bufo bufo chromosome 10, aBufBuf1.1, whole genome shotgun sequence DNA harbors:
- the PSMD13 gene encoding 26S proteasome non-ATPase regulatory subunit 13, producing the protein MKDVTAFLQQQQSQSSTPETAAIWHRMEELYNKKLWHQLTLQLLDFVEDPECAKGDGLIKLYENFINDFEHRINPLSLVEIVLHVVRQMTDPTVALNFLEKTREKVKSSDEAVILCRTAIGALKLNIGDLQATKETIEAVDEMLGGLPGVTSVHSRFYDLSSKYYQTIGNHASYYKDALRYLGCTELKDLPVSEQQDRAFTLGLAGLLGDGVYNFGELLMHPVLESLRSSERKWLIDTLYAFNSGNVETFRALKTAWGQQPDLAANEDLLLKKIQLLCLMEMTFTRPANHRQLTFEEIAKSAQVNVNDVELLVMKALSVGLLRGSIDEVDKKVHITWVQPRVLDLQQIKGMKDRLEFWCTDVKSMEMLVEHQAHDILT; encoded by the exons ATGAAGGACGTGACCGCCTTCCTCcagcagcagcagagtcagagcTCAACGCCCGAGACGGCGGCAATATGGCACCGAATGGAGGAGCTGTACAACAAGAA GCTCTGGCATCAGTTGACTCTTCAGCTTCTGGATTTTGTAGAGGATCCTGAATGTGCAAAAGGAGATGGACTTATCAAA ctttatgagAACTTCATCAATGATTTcgagcacag AATTAACCCTTTATCTCTGGTTGAAATAGTCCTCCATGTGGTGCGGCAGATGACAG ATCCCACCGTGGCTCTCAACTTTCTAGAGAAAACTCGGGAGAAG GTAAAAAGCAGTGATGAGGCCGTGATACTCTGCAGGACGGCCATTGGAGCTTTAAAGCTGAACATTGGAGACTTACAAGCCACCAAG GAAACAATAGAAGCTGTGGACGAGATGCTTGGAGGGTTGCCCGGTGTGACGTCTGTGCACAGCCGCTTCTATGACCTGTCTAGCAAGTATTATCAGACAATTGGAAACCATGCCTCCTATTATAAAGATGCTCTTCGATACTTGGGTTGCACAGAACTAAAAGACCTGCCAG TGTCAGAACAGCAGGACAGAGCATTCACTCTCGGCCTGGCTGGTTTGCTTGGAGATGGGGTCTATAACTTTGGAGAACTG CTGATGCACCCAGTTTTGGAATCCCTGCGTAGCTCTGAGCGAAAGTGGCTGATAGACACCCTTTATGCCTTCAACAGCGGCAACGTAGAGACCTTCAGAGCCTTGAAAACCGCCTGGGGACAACAG CCTGACCTGGCTGCCAATGAAGATCTTTTACTTAAGAAGATTCAGCTGCTCTGTTTAATGGAG ATGACATTCACGCGGCCGGCAAATCATCGTCAGCTGACATTCGAAGAGATTGCAAAGAGTGCACAGGTCAACGTAAATGAT GTGGAGCTTCTTGTCATGAAGGCGTTATCTGTGGGTTTGCTGCGGGGAAGCATTGACGAAGTGGATAAGAAAGTACACATCACATGGGTTCAGCCTCGGGTTCTTGATTTGCAGCAG ATCAAAGGCATGAAAGACCGCTTGGAGTTCTGGTGCACAGATGTGAAGAGCATGGAGATGCTGGTAGAACATCAAGCCCATGACATCCTGACGTAG